A genomic window from Prochlorococcus sp. RS04 includes:
- a CDS encoding PHP domain-containing protein — translation MNREDLVKLTSNINKNSCPKNINFHCHTKFSDGSLEPYELLEQAYKNNLKFLSITDHHTIKAHEYIKKNNILKNYPKDSFTLISGIEINCLILGCLVHVIGLGIDIKSKYLNPYILGESPIGNDLNIKSVIKAINLAGGLSFLAHPARYRIPFYKLIPEAKIQGIDGIEVWYDYELNEVWNPSLFVCSEIDKLADKYSMLKTCGTDSHGLSLLGR, via the coding sequence ATGAATAGGGAAGACTTAGTAAAATTAACTTCTAATATTAATAAAAATAGTTGTCCTAAAAATATTAATTTTCACTGTCATACAAAATTTAGTGATGGAAGTCTAGAACCATATGAACTTTTAGAACAAGCTTATAAAAATAACTTGAAATTTTTATCAATAACCGATCATCATACAATTAAAGCTCATGAATATATAAAAAAAAATAATATACTCAAAAATTATCCTAAAGATTCTTTTACATTAATTTCGGGAATAGAAATTAATTGTTTGATTCTAGGATGTTTAGTACATGTAATTGGATTGGGAATAGATATAAAAAGTAAATATCTAAATCCATACATCCTTGGAGAGTCACCAATAGGTAATGATTTAAATATTAAATCAGTTATTAAAGCAATAAATTTAGCTGGTGGTTTATCATTTCTTGCACATCCAGCGAGATACAGGATTCCCTTTTATAAATTAATTCCCGAGGCCAAAATACAAGGTATTGATGGAATAGAGGTTTGGTACGATTATGAACTTAATGAAGTATGGAATCCTAGTTTATTTGTATGTTCAGAAATAGATAAATTAGCAGATAAATATTCAATGCTAAAAACATGCGGAACAGATAGTCATGGACTTTCGCTATTAGGTAGATAA
- the hemJ gene encoding protoporphyrinogen oxidase HemJ has translation MTAEAYLWFKSLHIMGVIVWFAGLFYLVRLFIYHEESKNMDKELKIAFNKQYTLMEKRLANIITTPGMILALSMAICMVIMQPSWLSEKWLQIKISFVLALVIYHSYCYKIMYSLQNGASTISAKNLRLLNELPTLLLFIIVLLVIFKNNFPTSVASWSVVGLIIFMLASIQLYAKIRKKNENSLSNE, from the coding sequence AATCGTTTGGTTTGCGGGACTTTTTTATTTAGTAAGGCTTTTTATATACCATGAAGAATCCAAAAATATGGATAAAGAATTAAAAATTGCCTTTAATAAACAATACACCTTGATGGAAAAAAGGCTGGCTAATATAATCACAACACCTGGGATGATATTAGCTTTAAGTATGGCTATATGCATGGTTATTATGCAACCAAGTTGGTTAAGTGAGAAGTGGTTACAAATTAAAATTTCTTTTGTTTTAGCATTAGTAATTTATCATTCTTATTGTTATAAAATAATGTATTCATTACAAAATGGCGCTTCAACCATTTCAGCAAAAAACCTTAGATTATTAAATGAATTGCCTACTTTATTATTATTTATAATCGTACTTTTAGTTATTTTTAAAAATAATTTTCCAACTAGTGTTGCTTCATGGAGTGTAGTTGGACTAATTATTTTTATGTTGGCTTCAATACAATTATATGCAAAGATTAGAAAAAAAAATGAAAATTCATTAAGTAATGAATAG